From the genome of Candidatus Omnitrophota bacterium:
GGCGCTTATTTGGACGGTAGCCAGACCGGGGAAAGGCATTTTTCTTAATGCCACCCTTTTTGCCACGGGATTTGCAGTAATGGCTTTTGCAGCCTTAACTCCATATATCACCGTTGGAGTATTTATGGCGGCAATTATGGTTCTTTCATCGGTAATGAGTGTTATTTATCTACCAGCCCTAATTCAATTAGGGCGTAGAAAACTAATCAAGGAAGGTGGCGTATGAAAAAAATACTCTATGTTTCAGCTGTTGTTTTTATGTTATTTGTGAGCGGTTTTTACACGAATAATGTTTATGCCGAAGACACGCAAAGCGGAAAGACGGCGATGAGTGATATGCTTTTAGCTTATTACTATCCTCAGATAGATGCTAAAAGCGAGATATCTATGCGCATCGTGAACCGTCAAGGCCAAGTCCGAGAGCGGCGCTTAACCATGCTTCGTCTTAATGATACACCCGGCGGCGATCAGTCTTATTACATCTATTTTCACGAACCTGCAGATGTTAAAGGGATGAGTTTTCTGGTATTGAAGCACATTGGCCGCGATGATGATCGCTGGATGTATTTACCTGCGATAGATCTGGTCAAGCGCATTGCTTCAAGTGACAAGCGTACTAGCTTTGCGGGATCAGACTTTACTTATGAGGATGTTTCAGGACGCGCTCTTGATGAGGACGCTAATGATCTGATGGGCGAAGAAAGTCTTGGCACGCAACCCTGCCTTGTGGTTAAAAGCACGCCGAAACGTCCGGACGAAGCAGGATTTAGCTATCGGAAATTCTGGATTGATAAAGTAACGCATCTTCCGCTTAAAGTAGAGCACTATGACCTCAAGGGAAAGCTTTACAAGGTTTATGAAACCCAGGAGATTCAAACTATTCAAGGCACACCGACAATCGCGAAAGCGGTAATGAAGGATCTCGAGGGTGAGCGGTATACCGAAATTACTATGAAAAAAGTTTCCTATAATGTGGGAGTTACCTCGGATATTTTCCAAGAAAGACTACTACGCAGACCTCCTAGACAATGGATTGGAGATTAAAAAGAACTTTATTCTTGTTAAAGCTGATTACCATGACAAAGATGAATATTAATAAAATATTGGCAATTCTGATGGCGATAGCTATGGTAAGTATGTGTGTGTCCACCGTAGCGCCTGCCGCCGAAGCGCCAAAGCTCCATGGCTTTGTCGAAACCGACATTGGGCTGAAAGTTAATGATGACAAGCTGGCGTCGAAGAATGGCTACAATATGGCAGAGCAGCGGGCAGAGTTCAAGCTACGGTATTTTCCTGATGAGCTTGCCATCCTTAAAGAGTGGAACACCGAGATCTTCTTCAAGACCGATGTCCTCATGGATGAGTATACGGAACAACCAAAGTGGTGGGGGCCACGGGAACTATATATAGCTTTTACGCCCTTCAGTTTCGCGGATGTTAAGATCGGCGAACAGATACTGACATGGGGCACGGGGGACTATATATTCATAAACGACCAGTTCCCGAAAGACTACACATCGTTCATCATAGGAAGGGACGATGAGTATCTTAAGCTGCCGTCATATGCGGGACGTCTTACGCTCTCTAGTTCGTTCGCATCTCTCGACCTTGTGGCCATACCGGCATTTACGCCTAATAATGTGCCGAATGGAAACAGGATCTCCTTCTTTGATCCATTGTTTAACCGGATAGTTGGGACGCAGTCTAACCGATACTTTGTCGAGCCTCCGATGAAGATCAGTAATACCGAAGTGGCAGCGCGGCTTTATGGGACAGTGAATAGCTACGAATGGGCTCTCTATTATAACCACGGTTATTATAAGAGTCCCGTAGGTTACAAGAACCAACAGACAGGGTTGCTTTATTATCCCGAGCTCGATGTCTACGGAGCAAGCATCCAGGGGCCCGTTCCGGTTGTTGGCGGCATAGTTAATTTTGAAACAGGCCTCCTGGATTCAAAAGAAGATGATTATGCCAAGAACCGATTAGTGCAAGATTCGACCGTGCAGTATCTCGTTGGGTATAAGCGTGGGTTCAAGAACGATTTTGAAGTGGGTCTCCAGTACTATATTATACAGATGCTTCACTATGCTGCCTATAAGAACAGCCTTCTACCCGGGGACTCACAAGATGACAAGGTATATCAGCAGTTCACGTTGCGACTAACAAAGCTCTTCGCGAACCAAACGGTTAACGCGTCCATCTTTGTATTTTATAGTCCCGTAGACCACGATACATACCTCAGGCCTTCACTCTCATGGAAAGCCACAGATGCGTGGAGTATTGTCATTGGCGGTAATATATTTCTCGGAAACCAAAATAATGCGGATTGGGGCCAGTTTAAGGGCGATTCTAATATTTATTGCCGTTTACGTTACAGTTATTAAGCCCTTCGACAGGCTCAGGGCTTAATCCTGAGCGAAGCCGAAGGATTAAGGAGGAGCGTCATGGTGGATAGAACTTTGCGTGGTATCGCAGGCTCATTCATACTTATAAGTCTCGTGCTGGCTCATTACGTAAGTCCGATATGGCTATGGTTTACCGCATTCGTAGGGTTTAATCTCTTCCAATCCGCATTTACGAACTGGTGTCCGATGATGTGGGTGTTGAAAAAGTGTGGGGTGAAATAAAACAAAAATATGAGGCTTGATATGAAACATCATAACCTGCATGGGCTGCTAATAATTATGTTAATTTTGACCTCAGCGGTTTTCACATTGAGACAGGAACAAGCCGGAGCCGAAGGTGCGTCTAGATTCATTCCTGAGACTGGAAATCAAGTCCCTGATTTTGCCCTGAATGATTTTAATGGCGGAAAATTCGTGCTTTCGGAGCCTAAAAAAGATACCAGTGCCATCCTTTTATGGTTTACCAATCTCTGTGGTGGTTGTCAGATGAAACTTCCCGAAATAGAAAAGGTTGACAATCTCTATAAAGAAAAGGGAGTTGAGGTAATCGCTATAAGTGTACTTGGAGAAGACAGAAAAACTGTTGAAAATATAATTCGTGAAAAGGGAATAACATTTAGATTTCTATACGACCCACAGGGTGAAGTGACAGGGCTATTTAGCGGAGAATATTATCCGGGCGCCTGCCCTTTAAAGAATATTTTTCTGATAGATAGAAACAGAAAAATCATATATGTAAGCCATTACCCCGGAATAGAAGAATCAGAACTAATTGTACAGTTAGAAAAAATAAAGAAAAAGTAAAACATTGTATAATATCTGCATAATTCAAAAGGAGACGAAGATGAAGAAAAAAATAATTGAGATCTCAACGTTGTTGATATTGGTAGCATTTGCAAGGGATGTATGGGCATACCCACCTGCTGTTGGGATACTCGGAGAGGCGAAAAATTGTCTTTCCTGTCACGTGAATAACGGGCCCTGGAAAGATGATGGGTTGACTATTATTGATATTCTGGACAAGGGGACAAAAAAGTCGTTAAAACAGATTGATGGGAGCTTTCTCATTGAGGTCAAGAGGGGTGAGAAAAAAACAATCCTCACAGTAATCGGTCGCTCAAAAGCAGACAAAGAGGAATCTCCTTACAGAAATGCTTGGCTTTATGTAGATCCTAGAACCATAGGAACAACTTCTTTGTCAAAGTTCGCGCCCGGATGGGATGTGAATTTACCGATGTCATGCAGAATTGTCGGGGATACATTAGAAGGATATGAAGGAACAAAAATTTCTGTTCTTCCAATGACAATTCAACCTTCTGATGCTGCCCAAGATGCAGAATTGATGCTCCAGGTTATGCCTACAAAAGGTGAATCTGTCAAAGGCAAACCAAAAGAAGGAATGATAGGCAACTATTTTGAACGAAAGGTTAAGTTAAAAGTCATGGACTAATGTCGTAAAAAGAGAATATCCAA
Proteins encoded in this window:
- a CDS encoding outer membrane lipoprotein-sorting protein; amino-acid sequence: MKKILYVSAVVFMLFVSGFYTNNVYAEDTQSGKTAMSDMLLAYYYPQIDAKSEISMRIVNRQGQVRERRLTMLRLNDTPGGDQSYYIYFHEPADVKGMSFLVLKHIGRDDDRWMYLPAIDLVKRIASSDKRTSFAGSDFTYEDVSGRALDEDANDLMGEESLGTQPCLVVKSTPKRPDEAGFSYRKFWIDKVTHLPLKVEHYDLKGKLYKVYETQEIQTIQGTPTIAKAVMKDLEGERYTEITMKKVSYNVGVTSDIFQERLLRRPPRQWIGD
- a CDS encoding DUF2892 domain-containing protein, which produces MVDRTLRGIAGSFILISLVLAHYVSPIWLWFTAFVGFNLFQSAFTNWCPMMWVLKKCGVK
- a CDS encoding peroxiredoxin family protein, which gives rise to MKHHNLHGLLIIMLILTSAVFTLRQEQAGAEGASRFIPETGNQVPDFALNDFNGGKFVLSEPKKDTSAILLWFTNLCGGCQMKLPEIEKVDNLYKEKGVEVIAISVLGEDRKTVENIIREKGITFRFLYDPQGEVTGLFSGEYYPGACPLKNIFLIDRNRKIIYVSHYPGIEESELIVQLEKIKKK